In Pongo abelii isolate AG06213 chromosome X, NHGRI_mPonAbe1-v2.0_pri, whole genome shotgun sequence, one DNA window encodes the following:
- the TFDP3 gene encoding transcription factor Dp family member 3, whose product MAKYVSLTEVNEELKVLIDQNQTSGPVAVHPSTVNPLGKQLLPKTFGQSNVNIDQQVVIGMPQRPAASNIPLVGSPDPPSTHFASQNQPSYSSPPWAGQHNRKGEKNGMGLCHLSMKVWETVQRKGTTSCQEVVGELVAKFRAASNHVSPNESAYDVRNIKRRTYDALNVLMAMNIISREKKKIKWIGLTTNSAQNCQNLRVERQKRLERIKQKQSELQQLILQQIAFKNLVLRNQYVEEQVSQQPPPNSVIHVPFIIVSTSKKTVVNCSVSDDKSEYLFNFNNPFEIHDDTEVLMWMGMTFGLESGSCSAEDLKMAKSLVPKALEPYVTEMAQGTFGGVFTTAGSTSNGTWPSASDLTNSADGMPAASSNGSQYSGSRVETPAVEEEEEEENNDDDFSENDEED is encoded by the coding sequence ATGGCAAAATATGTCAGTCTAACTGAAGTTAATGAAGAACTCAAGGTCTTAATAGACCAGAACCAGACCAGTGGCCCCGTGGCCGTTCACCCCTCCACCGTGAACCCGCTCGGGAAGCAGCTCTTGCCGAAAACCTTTGGACAGTCCAATGTCAACATTGACCAGCAAGTGGTAATTGGTATGCCTCAGAGACCAGCAGCATCAAACATCCCTCTGGTAGGAAGCCCAGACCCACCCAGCACTCACTTTGCCTCTCAGAACCAGCCTTCCTACTCCTCACCTCCGTGGGCCGGGCAGCACaacaggaaaggagagaagaatggcATGGGCCTGTGCCATCTTTCCATGAAGGTCTGGGAGACGGTGCAGAGGAAAGGGACCACTTCCTGCCAGGAAGTGGTGGGCGAGCTGGTCGCCAAGTTCAGAGCTGCCAGCAACCACGTCTCACCAAACGAGTCAGCTTATGACGTGAGGAACATAAAACGGCGCACCTACGATGCCTTAAACGTGCTGATGGCCATGAATATCATCtccagggagaaaaagaagatcAAGTGGATTGGTCTGACCACCAACTCGGCTCAGAACTGTCAGAACTTACGGGTGGAAAGACAGAAGAGACTagaaagaataaagcagaaaCAGTCTGAACTTCAGCAACTTATTCTACAGCAAATTGCCTTCAAGAACCTGGTGCTGAGAAACCAGTATGTGGAGGAGCAGGTCAGCCAGCAGCCGCCGCCCAACTCAGTCATCCATGTGCCCTTCATCATCGTCAGCACTAGCAAGAAGACCGTCGTCAACTGCAGCGTCTCTGACGACAAATCAGAATATCTGTTTAATTTTAACAACCCATTCGAAATCCACGATGACACAGAAGTGCTGATGTGGATGGGCATGACTTTTGGGCTAGAGTCCGGGAGCTGCTCTGCCGAAGACCTTAAAATGGCCAAAAGTTTGGTCCCAAAGGCTCTGGAGCCGTACGTGACAGAAATGGCTCAGGGAACTTTTGGAGGTGTGTTCACGACGGCAGGTTCCACGTCTAATGGCACGTGGCCTTCTGCCAGTGACCTGACCAACAGTGCGGATGGGATGCCGGCCGCAAGCTCCAATGGGTCTCAGTACAGTGGCTCCAGGGTGGAGACCCCAGCAgtcgaggaggaggaggaggaggagaacaacGATGACGACTTCAGTGAGAATGACGAGGAAGACTGA